In Pseudomonas sp. GCEP-101, one DNA window encodes the following:
- a CDS encoding 3-hydroxybutyrate dehydrogenase: MNALNGKVAVVTGAASGIGKQIALTLAQAGAAVAIADLQQDAAQRVAVEIEAAGGKALAVAMDVTDEQAVDRGIDEVVAAFGSLDILVSNAGIQIVNPLQDFAFADWKKMLAIHLDGAFLTTRAALRHMYPAGRGGVVIYMGSVHSHEASPLKSAYVTAKHGLLGLARTLAKEGGPHGVRSHVVCPGFVRTPLVEKQIPEQAKELGISEEAVVKQVMLGGTVDGEFTTVEDVAQTVLFLASFPSAALTGQSVLVSHGWGMR, encoded by the coding sequence ATGAATGCATTGAACGGCAAGGTCGCGGTGGTCACCGGCGCGGCCAGTGGCATCGGCAAGCAGATCGCCCTGACCCTGGCGCAGGCCGGCGCGGCGGTGGCCATCGCCGACCTGCAGCAGGACGCCGCCCAGCGCGTGGCGGTCGAGATCGAAGCCGCCGGCGGCAAGGCCCTGGCGGTGGCCATGGACGTGACCGACGAGCAGGCCGTGGACCGTGGCATCGATGAGGTCGTTGCGGCGTTTGGCAGCCTCGACATTCTGGTCTCCAACGCTGGCATCCAGATCGTCAATCCGCTGCAGGACTTCGCCTTCGCCGACTGGAAGAAGATGCTCGCCATCCACCTCGACGGCGCCTTCCTCACCACCCGCGCGGCGCTGCGCCATATGTACCCGGCGGGGCGCGGCGGCGTGGTGATCTACATGGGCTCGGTGCACTCCCACGAAGCGTCGCCGCTCAAGTCCGCCTATGTCACCGCCAAGCACGGCCTGCTGGGGCTGGCGCGCACCCTGGCGAAGGAAGGCGGCCCGCACGGCGTGCGCTCCCACGTGGTGTGTCCCGGCTTTGTGCGCACGCCGCTGGTGGAGAAGCAGATTCCCGAACAGGCGAAGGAGCTGGGCATCAGCGAGGAGGCGGTGGTGAAGCAGGTGATGCTGGGCGGCACGGTGGACGGCGAATTCACCACGGTGGAGGACGTGGCGCAGACGGTGCTGTTTCTCGCCAGCTTCCCCTCGGCAGCGCTCACCGGGCAGTCGGTGCTGGTCAGCCACGGCTGGGGGATGCGCTGA
- a CDS encoding YceK/YidQ family lipoprotein, giving the protein MLIRLAMALMIAGSLAGCGSSRTLSTDNVARVDDLQLRGTGCGNTLPRVYGGVVYNLCVMSGDAHPRGGPLYSVAPMNVPVAFLDMGLSAVADTLTLPYTLYRQHRDGDIQLLRD; this is encoded by the coding sequence ATGCTGATCCGCTTGGCGATGGCGTTGATGATTGCCGGAAGTTTGGCCGGTTGCGGATCGTCCCGAACGCTTTCCACCGACAACGTTGCTCGCGTCGATGATTTGCAGCTCAGGGGAACGGGCTGCGGTAACACGCTCCCGCGAGTATACGGTGGAGTGGTCTACAACCTATGCGTGATGAGCGGTGACGCCCATCCTCGTGGCGGTCCCTTGTACAGCGTCGCCCCGATGAACGTACCGGTAGCGTTTCTCGACATGGGGCTTTCCGCAGTGGCCGATACCCTGACGCTGCCCTACACGTTGTACCGTCAGCACCGAGACGGCGATATCCAGCTGCTGCGCGATTAG
- a CDS encoding YceK/YidQ family lipoprotein, translating to MPMIRPWLLLAAALLGGCGSFHTLRSDAVVNASDLRLKGTYCGAIPRVYGGVVWDACQLYGEPPQDANQTPPATPANQVFGPPVLAVLDMALSGVVDTLALPYTVYRQQRDGSIELRRD from the coding sequence ATGCCGATGATCCGTCCCTGGCTGCTGCTCGCCGCCGCGTTGCTCGGCGGTTGCGGGTCCTTTCACACGCTGCGTAGCGATGCGGTGGTGAACGCGAGCGACTTGCGCCTCAAGGGCACCTACTGTGGCGCCATCCCGCGGGTGTATGGCGGGGTCGTGTGGGATGCCTGCCAGCTTTACGGCGAGCCGCCGCAGGATGCCAACCAGACGCCGCCCGCCACACCGGCCAACCAGGTATTCGGCCCGCCGGTCCTGGCGGTGCTGGACATGGCGTTGTCGGGCGTCGTCGATACCCTGGCCTTGCCCTACACCGTCTATCGGCAGCAGCGCGACGGCAGTATCGAGCTGCGGCGTGATTGA
- a CDS encoding ABC transporter permease, with translation MENFYKVFRESLSGMLGKPLWLLMVLSVSLTTLPYAHRTMDDLPVAVIDMDHSGVSRELVRLLDATPKIATLGYDQLPEAQHDLAWRKLFAIVVIPLDFEKRVLRGEAVTVPIFGDATNRMANGQIQQDISATYSELSLRYNREKLMRGGFSEVQADVLLQPAVGQLTDLFNPGTSFAAIVLPGLVTLILQHSLLLSCTRVNLNLRGGTPRSLRQPTSTRFGRYAAQLLIWTVLAMLFYVIWPWMMGYRQTASFFMLMGLVLPFLLAVIAMSEFIAELLPSEEAVYLTMTFITLPLFYMAGFTWPPQAMPHWVQLLADAIPSTWAIRAVVEMNQMNLPLSAVADRILILFAMAAAYGLLGTLIYQYRNWRWDQLKGW, from the coding sequence ATGGAGAACTTCTACAAGGTCTTTCGCGAATCCCTGAGCGGCATGCTCGGCAAGCCGCTGTGGCTGCTGATGGTGCTGTCCGTGTCGCTGACCACCTTGCCCTACGCCCACCGCACCATGGACGACCTGCCGGTGGCGGTGATCGACATGGACCACAGCGGCGTGTCCCGCGAGCTGGTGCGCCTGCTGGACGCCACACCGAAGATCGCCACCCTGGGCTACGACCAGTTGCCCGAGGCCCAGCATGACCTGGCCTGGCGCAAGCTGTTCGCCATCGTGGTGATTCCGTTGGACTTCGAGAAGCGCGTGCTGCGCGGCGAGGCGGTGACCGTGCCGATCTTCGGCGACGCCACCAACCGCATGGCCAACGGGCAGATCCAGCAGGACATCAGCGCCACCTACAGCGAGCTGTCGCTGCGCTACAACCGCGAGAAGCTCATGCGCGGCGGCTTCTCCGAGGTGCAGGCGGACGTCCTGCTGCAACCGGCCGTCGGCCAGCTCACCGACCTGTTCAACCCCGGCACCAGCTTCGCCGCCATCGTCCTGCCCGGCCTGGTAACGCTGATCCTGCAGCACAGCCTGCTGCTCTCCTGCACGCGGGTGAACCTCAACCTGCGCGGCGGCACCCCCCGCTCGCTGCGCCAGCCCACCTCCACGCGCTTCGGTCGCTACGCCGCGCAGCTGTTGATCTGGACGGTGCTGGCGATGCTCTTCTACGTCATCTGGCCGTGGATGATGGGGTACCGGCAGACGGCCTCGTTCTTCATGCTGATGGGCCTGGTGCTGCCGTTCCTGCTGGCGGTGATCGCCATGAGCGAGTTCATCGCCGAGCTGCTGCCCTCCGAGGAAGCGGTCTACCTGACCATGACCTTCATCACCCTGCCGCTGTTCTACATGGCCGGCTTCACCTGGCCGCCCCAGGCCATGCCGCACTGGGTGCAATTGCTGGCGGACGCGATCCCGTCCACCTGGGCGATCCGCGCGGTGGTGGAGATGAACCAGATGAACCTGCCGCTTTCAGCCGTGGCTGACCGCATCCTCATCCTCTTCGCCATGGCGGCGGCCTACGGCTTGCTGGGTACACTGATCTACCAGTACCGCAACTGGCGCTGGGACCAGCTCAAGGGTTGGTAA
- a CDS encoding ABC transporter permease: protein MAVEAVRRNLLRFAQAFGSETRVALRSWTIHWLGWLWPLLLFVVISGVYQAGTLLDMPVAVVDADHSSLSRRIVRELDAGSHAKVEVLGGGLQEGLRRLRMADDYALLYIPRDFEADALSGRQPVAELYYNSLFYSAGFYSTQDFSGLMSSVNADLRPHLAAGMDRPMPALASISVSYESLFNASGNYIYFQQFAAIVHLLQLFVIVATVHVLAREAPELRASSPHILRAQALGARLLGKLAPYTLLFSALLMVELFLLVELNGARINGNPWWMLAITVCYVAAAQSVGLMLFIFTANRFSAYSLIGLLIGVAQTYSGVLLPELAMPPIARFISLAEPLTHTLHGLFDQFLRKAPAESGLYTCCKLLLYPLIAYMIAKMRLRRRLDLSPA from the coding sequence TGGCCGTTGCTGCTGTTCGTGGTGATCAGCGGCGTGTACCAGGCGGGCACCTTGCTGGACATGCCGGTGGCGGTGGTCGACGCGGATCACAGTAGCCTGTCGCGGCGCATCGTGCGCGAACTGGACGCCGGCTCCCACGCCAAGGTCGAGGTGCTGGGCGGCGGCCTGCAGGAAGGCCTGCGCCGCCTGCGCATGGCCGACGACTACGCGCTGCTCTACATCCCCCGCGACTTCGAGGCGGACGCGCTGTCCGGACGCCAGCCGGTCGCCGAGCTGTACTACAACTCGCTGTTCTATTCCGCCGGCTTCTACTCGACCCAGGACTTCAGTGGCCTGATGAGTTCGGTCAATGCCGACCTGCGCCCGCACCTGGCCGCCGGCATGGACCGCCCCATGCCGGCGCTCGCCAGCATCAGCGTGTCCTACGAAAGCCTGTTCAACGCCAGCGGCAACTACATCTACTTCCAGCAGTTCGCCGCCATCGTCCATTTGCTGCAATTGTTCGTCATCGTCGCCACGGTGCACGTGCTGGCGCGCGAGGCGCCCGAGCTGCGCGCCTCCTCGCCGCACATCCTGCGCGCCCAGGCGCTCGGCGCGCGCCTTTTGGGCAAGCTGGCGCCCTACACGCTGCTGTTCAGCGCCTTGCTGATGGTGGAGTTGTTCCTGCTGGTCGAGCTCAACGGTGCGCGGATCAACGGCAACCCGTGGTGGATGCTGGCGATCACCGTCTGCTATGTGGCCGCGGCGCAGAGCGTCGGGCTGATGCTGTTCATCTTCACCGCCAACCGCTTCAGCGCCTATTCGCTGATCGGCCTGCTGATCGGCGTGGCGCAGACCTACTCGGGGGTGCTGCTGCCGGAACTGGCGATGCCGCCGATCGCCCGCTTCATCTCCCTGGCCGAGCCGCTGACCCACACGCTGCACGGCCTGTTCGACCAGTTCCTGCGCAAGGCCCCGGCCGAATCCGGCCTGTACACCTGCTGCAAACTGCTGCTCTACCCGCTGATCGCCTACATGATCGCCAAGATGCGCCTGCGCCGGCGCCTTGACCTGAGCCCGGCGTAA